In Ornithodoros turicata isolate Travis chromosome 1, ASM3712646v1, whole genome shotgun sequence, the DNA window TGTGGGTGTATCAGATAGTGTTTTCATGGATATTCTAGAATTGTATTAAGATTCTACTGTTGTGCATGTGTCGGGTGGGGTTTTCCGACAACGGGATGGTGTATGTATAGGATTAAAAATTGCTCCAGTACTTAGTGATTTGGTTTTGGCTAAGGTAGATAGGGCTGTTTCTGAGAGCTTGGGGGGTGGGAGACTTGGGGTTGAATTTATTACTAGGTATGTTGATGACTTTTTGGTATGTGTGGGTATGGAAGGAGATGAATCGGGTATACAGGGTTTGTTCGTTGGAGAGGGTTTGGGTTTAAAGTCTACTGtggaaagggaagaaaatgGTCAAATTCACTACTTGGATCTTCGGATTTCTTCTGATGGGAATGGAGTATGTTGGGAATATCGCCAGCGCTGTAAAAAAACCTTTAACGTGCTTTGACTccaatatataaaaaaaatgtaaaagcCGGAGTTGCAAAATATTTGATAAAAAACGCTTTGGTGAGGCCGTGTGTTCATAAGGTGGGGTCGAGTTGCATGGAGCAGGTGACTAGGCTTGAGGACGCTGGATATCCTAAGAATATAATCAGTGATGTCGTAAATAGGTTGGTAAAGGAACCTTGTGATCCTCACGTGCAATGTGAACAGAGAGATTGGAGGGGGTTGGAGTGGTGCCGTATGTTCATCAGGCCTCCCATCGCCTAAAAAAGGTAGACTGTAGGCATGGTGTTGATGTGGTTTTTAAAAGGGGTTATTAACTCAAGTCTTTGATGGGTTAGGGTTAACCGGACAAAAACTGGGGGATGTCATGTAAAACACGTAGATCCTTTTGTGGCTTCCAGTGTTGGTGTTGATTATTCAATTCCCTTGTCTTGCGGGTGCCAGTATATTGGTCAAACTAAACGTTGTGTTAATGTACGTCTGATGGAACATCGAGCTTCGAGAGGAAAGGGTTATGGTAAGCTGGCCGAACACTTAAGAACCTATTCCGGGTGTGAGCCGCAGTCCAAAAAAACGAAAGTGTTGTTTAAAAGTCATAAGTTAAGGGTTCTTCTTTATAAAGAAGCTTTACGGATAAAACAGGCTGGCGATAGTTGTATTAGCGTGCCTTCCGTGTTGTTGAGGGATAAAATTCAGCAGTTCATTGATAACTAACCCGAATTGTGGTTctcggtgggggggggggggcgtttactTGGTGCTCCTGTTTGCTTGATAACTTatgtgattacagcatgatggCCTTGGTTACCACTAGGGGTCAGTCCGGTGCAGTTGGTGTACTTAAGCGTTACCTCTGCTATTAAAggtgtttgtcagtcagtgcttcgtctgtgtttcgtCAGTCcatgtcccctgcactggggttttatcgcttttagaatgtaccaccaaacagcccggtttttatcggtttttatcgcttttgaaTCAGGTCAACTGGTTACCCGCTGGACCGCTGCAGGAGAAAAGTCTCACTTCCACGGATCGACATCCGACATCCATCTCCAGCGTATGTCTAGGAAGTTTTCTTTTATCCGGACTAAAAATATCCGACACTCGACATTTAGACACATGCACATACACAAGATGTCCAGTGGATCTTCTAAATTATTCTCAAAATGTTTTCGGGACATCCAGCATCACGCAATGGGACTATCTATGGAAGGTCCATTAGACGACAGTTGAATATTTGCGGATATCGCGAAGATATCAAATATTGCGTGTAAAATATTGTCTGGATGTCTACAGGAAATGACATGGTTGCATGGGTTGTGTTACTCAATGTTATTTTTATGACTTGCCACAACTTCTCTTGATCGCCACCATTTTcagcgataataataataatatactTTTATAATAACATTATACTGTATTATTTATTTACGGCTTTATTAGCTTGTCCAGACCAAGAGAAGCGCTGCTCCTTCGCAACGGTCACTAGTTTCCAGAGCGCATTATTGTATATATTTTATGTCGTGCAAAGAGTGTTTGATTTGCGGAATGAGAACGACACATCTTGTAAAGGTTATTGTTGTGTTTGATCGATTTTAAGAGGCCGGCAGTAACCCACACTTTCCTATagggcagacttgtacgtatttggagtattgtatttaaaataccgtattttaaatataatttgcagtattttggtgttctactcaatactttttgttttgtgtatttgtactctatttaaaatacattttatggtattttataCTCAATATACATACTTGAcctggacattggcccttcttggaagtctgcATTTAGAGATCCTGCCCCGTGTGTCTTAATCCTctgccagtgagggttctattatgtgtacCCTGACGCGCtcacgccgaattctgacctcgcagagcggggacctgctagaattttgctttgttctgggtcacatatacttattggagttatgtggtatctctttgtcatctttttgggacttgtgtttagatgactcctgccacacagcggcggcttggGCTAGTGCGCAGGGTTTTGGTGATTCGTGTCACATAGCGACGatttgccgcattgaccagtgaccggtgactttttgcgttcaatgataaatagtatcttaactgtatttcaaatactttttgaagtattttgtactctatcttaattactttaattttcatgtatttatactccaTCTTAATTACAtcctaacgttagtatttattatcttatcttaccAGCTTTTGCCTAcctggctaccagcctttgcacgacgcatCCGCTTCccgatgtagtgccggctctTTCTCCCCCCAGcgtaggtggggagtaacgcgttacaaagtagtgcgttaccggtaacgcgttacattcgagtagtgaaatatggtaacgcattacatttgggagaaaagtaatgagtaacgtaacgtcattacatttttaacaactaacgcgtaacggcgttatgcgttgctgcgtgttcgggaacttgaaagcttgagcgaggaccgtgcctgcagaatccgggataatccacgattttttcttttcatcttcaacaatgacaagaaggtcacatcgacacccacgaagaatgcataagaagggttgttgacctaccctggttgaggtgtcacctttgtttaccacctctgtttatcacttcctctggtatttttcggacgaatggagcaaaagcggcagaaaaatagcctctaccctctgaacaagtaacaaagtaccaagtgattggctgtttggatttgtactgtatgagataaaaggtcaccgtctctatcaaccttgacaaggagcactcactggtcattaggcgtcctctcagcccaacgggcgaagctcacagataaaaattttgaacatcaactacttctgcgttgcaataaatcgtacatgtaagttgtgttcatgcgtgacccttgtttgtgcccaacattacttgtattgatttgcggaatgcacttatgtgactcaaccaaaaatgatacatattataaggacaactggtgaagtaatgcaaaagtaacggcattacttatcagaagtaacggcgttagtaacgcgttacctactaccgcaacagtaacgaataacgtaacgcgttacttttcgaaaaagtagtgagtaacggtagtgcactacaaaataaaagtaacttccccacctatgcccCCCAGTCCCTACTTGGCCGCGCCGCAGTTcattcgcgcgcgcggagcgattcgtgtgtgggggcggggtcaagtgtatgacttatgttaCAGTGGCTAGAATGGGGTAGTGTGAGAATCGCGCCCTCGAAGCGAGCCCTGTTGTGGAAGATGGCCGCACGGCGGCGCTCGCGCAACTTTCACTGCTCCGGCTGTATTTGCGTACTACACGATTGCGGACCAAttttatgcagttatgttgcCACTGAGCCTGTGTTATAGGATGTAAAATGTTACGGGACGTAGTGCATATACACTGTTTTCAAGGTTTCTCCCTTTTCTTCATTTCCGTCTGAAGCCTGGACCACTAACAGTAGCACTAGCACCCTTCATCTCTGTTGTTTTATAACCCCCATTATCAATATCGATTAGACGAGTCGCGAAAGTTCATTAATGATTGGTAGGACTCTACAAGATGCTTTTGCCTTTACATTTTGCTCAGAATGGAACAAAAATTCTGAGCGTTTTGCTAGAGGTCTTCTAAAGAATTAATAATACCTATAACTGACATACACTCAGAGCTTAGCCAAGCACTTGGGTCTCGAGGAGGATGTCAGTCCATTTAACAATTTCCACTTCACATTTATCCAGCAAAAACAGTCTTAATTGCGACATAGCTATCAGGACAAGAAGTTAACTGATCAGCTGGAGTACACACAGGCAAAAGGTCATCTTTTAGTTGATACACCAGAGCATACTATTAGCAGATGAAAAGGGCATAAAACATTTAATGTTCATCAGTCACATAAAGGTTTGTATTGCTAAAATCACTTTAAATATTACAAAAGGCAAACTTGAAAACTATTTATCAACACATCTATCTTTCCCACTCACAAATGTTTTAGCacatttctcttcttttttacaGTCGACCCAGTTTAGAGTTCTTAATGCGCTTCCTCTTCTCTCTGCCTCGGTTTAGCGATTTCACGTAGAAGTGAAGCCGTGTCAAAATATAGAACTTTATAATTCTGTTTGTCAGTTCTGTTTGGTGTGACTCACAACCAACTCTGTTAAGCAGGCTTCCTTGCAGGACTGATGATACTTCCATCACTGCGTCACTGTGGAGTTCGCACTTGCTCATGCATGCTGTAAAGGCATTTTCCATTGTCTCTACCAGTCTGCACATCTGGTCAGACACATATAGGAGTCCCCCACGGTCAAGGTGTCTAGTGTAGCTATCAACCCTGTCGTCTCTCGCGTGTTTGCTCACTAGCAGGTCAGCACAGCTTTCACAGTTCAACGCTGAGATGCCCTTCCGGGCAGCGTAACCAGCTACATAAAATATAAGCCGGGAATCACTGCGCTCCACTGCCATGTCCTCGTGTTCTAGAGGCTGGCCCAACGAATTTAGAATATGCCGTGCTTCCTCCAGGTTGCCGATGTCTAAGGCCGCATCAACCTTTTGTTGCTGTGCTACACTGGTCTGCTGTGGAGGAAGGTCCAACAATGCACTCACAGTCTCTGCCGACGAATTTCCTGTTTGCGGTGGCCTTGCTAAGTTATAGAAACTTAAGCAATTAACCGAAATGAGGAACTGTGATGGCGTGGGGTGCACATTGCATCCAGACGACTGTCTCACAATTCCAAATATATTTTCAAGTCTATCTTGGCTTAGCGTAGACGTCATAAGGTACTTGAAGCCTAGCTTGGTCGTGACATATTCCAGTAGTGAGACGGTGCTGGAGATAGTGACCTGCAAACCAAATGCAGTGCTTTCACTCAGGAAGCCACCTCCATTTTCAGTTGTGAATTCTATCCACTCTTGAAGGTAGGCAAGGAAGGATTTGAGGAattgaacctgcattgaacctGGTCGAAGAGCTTTTCTTGGCTCCCTTGAGGTCATGACTTCCACTAACTCCTGAGTAACTCTTATGAATGCCTCTGTGGCGACGGACGACCCATACTGCATTTCAATCACATCCTTGTACATGTAGAGTCCACGCAGGACTTCTTGGCTAAAAAGGTGAAAAGCAAGATTCACTTTCATCTTTTCGAAGTTATTGGGGCGCAGATGTGACTTTGTAATTCGTGGCATGGCTTTCAGCGAGATGTTGCTGCTGTCTGCCTTCCAGGCAGCCTCCACGTGCTCTATAAGAACCTGAAAGCACAAACAGTCATATTAGAGCCAAGCACTCACCAGGAAATAGCTAATGGCCAATCAACGCAATGCAtaaaatagcaaaaaaaaattgcatagCAGCACAAAGCATATGTTTCGAtgttttggtgctttatggcacaagagCGACTGAGGCCAAATAGAAAGCATTTGTTGTAGTAACATATAGTGATATCTTACCCTGCCTTCCGGTGTCTGGAATCCGGTCTTCACAAGCATGTTGCGCACACATTTTATTAAGTGTGGAAAATCGGAGATGAAGTGAAGACACCGTTCCGACGACACAGGGTGTTCAACTTTGAACTTCACACCATCTGTTGTTGAACAaattccaaatgatttccacaTCTGTCGATTCCAAGCAGCCCCGTCTGATGTGATGAAATCCACATGGAGTCCTGCCTGTTCGCAAAGTATTACTGCCTCGATAACAATCTTTGCAAGCAGGTCTGCCTTCACGTTACCACGGGAAGCAAATGTCCCGACTATTTGTGTCCAGGAACCTACAAAAGGTTGAAATAACACGATGAGACCATGGTCACACAGTTCGTTTCTCTGGTTCTTTGGTGTGAATGTACCCAGGTCCACAAATCCCTGAATCAATCCCGAAGACTGCACATTTAGGTGCTCCGAAAGTTTAAGTTCGTCGATAACAAGGCCACCGTGCCTCTGAAACACATCCATTCTTTTGGTCTTCAGTGATAGTCCAGCAAATGTCATCTTGTTGAAGCCAAAACCGCTATTGTATGCCTTGACGTACTTCTGTAAGCAAGACTTGCTGGGCAGCACAAGTATGTTCTGAGCACGGATATGTTTGTATAACTGTGGGCTTTTTATCCGCATCATTATACATTCGAGAATCCATTGACTGTCGATTGCCATACCACGAGTTGATTTTAGTTTGGCAGCCTTGAAGCAGTGAATAACACTCAACTGCTGCTTTAGAGGAAGTGTCTTGATTTTTTCAAGGATCAGCTTTTCAGGCACCTTGGCTGTTTCATCCTTCATGGCACTTATTTGATGCTGAAGGGATGCAACTTTTTCTTTAAGGCGGGGAACTCGTTTCAAACTGGCTCG includes these proteins:
- the LOC135388758 gene encoding uncharacterized protein LOC135388758, translating into MPTTADKLRASLKRVPRLKEKVASLQHQISAMKDETAKVPEKLILEKIKTLPLKQQLSVIHCFKAAKLKSTRGMAIDSQWILECIMMRIKSPQLYKHIRAQNILVLPSKSCLQKYVKAYNSGFGFNKMTFAGLSLKTKRMDVFQRHGGLVIDELKLSEHLNVQSSGLIQGFVDLGTFTPKNQRNELCDHGLIVLFQPFVGSWTQIVGTFASRGNVKADLLAKIVIEAVILCEQAGLHVDFITSDGAAWNRQMWKSFGICSTTDGVKFKVEHPVSSERCLHFISDFPHLIKCVRNMLVKTGFQTPEGRVLIEHVEAAWKADSSNISLKAMPRITKSHLRPNNFEKMKVNLAFHLFSQEVLRGLYMYKDVIEMQYGSSVATEAFIRVTQELVEVMTSREPRKALRPGSMQVQFLKSFLAYLQEWIEFTTENGGGFLSESTAFGLQVTISSTVSLLEYVTTKLGFKYLMTSTLSQDRLENIFGIVRQSSGCNVHPTPSQFLISVNCLSFYNLARPPQTGNSSAETVSALLDLPPQQTSVAQQQKVDAALDIGNLEEARHILNSLGQPLEHEDMAVERSDSRLIFYVAGYAARKGISALNCESCADLLVSKHARDDRVDSYTRHLDRGGLLYVSDQMCRLVETMENAFTACMSKCELHSDAVMEVSSVLQGSLLNRVGCESHQTELTNRIIKFYILTRLHFYVKSLNRGREKRKRIKNSKLGRL